In Juglans microcarpa x Juglans regia isolate MS1-56 chromosome 7D, Jm3101_v1.0, whole genome shotgun sequence, the following are encoded in one genomic region:
- the LOC121239221 gene encoding beta-glucosidase BoGH3B-like, whose amino-acid sequence MGRFSIPMMGFMLFCCLAACTEAVYVKYKDPKQPLGARVKDLMRRMTLAEKIGQMVQIERTVATPDAMKKYFFGSVLSGGGSVPAPEASAETWVNMVNEIQKGSLSTRLGIPMIYGIDAVHGHNNVYKATIFPHNVGLGVTRDPQLIKKIGVATALEVRATGIPYVFAPCIAVCRDPRWGRCYESYSEDPKIVQAMTEIIPGLQGDIPAKSRKGVPFVGGKQKVAACAKHFVGDGGTIKGIDENNTVINGNGLFSIHMPAYINSISKGVATVMISYSSWNGKKMHANGDLVSGFLKGKLKFKGFVISDWQGIDRITSPPHANYSYSVQAGVSAGIDMIMVPYNFREFIDELTNQVKNNIIPMSRIDDAVKRILRVKFVMGLFENPLADLSLVSQLGNKEHRELAREAVRKSLVLLKNGKSADKPLLPLPKKTLKILVAGSHADNLGYQCGGWTLEWQGRSGNDLTIGTTILNAVKNTVDPTTQVVYSENPDAGFIKSNKFSVAIVVVGEPSYAEMYGDSFNLTIPEPGPSTINNVCGAVKCVVVVISGRPVVIQPYLAKIDALVAAWLPGTEGQGVADMLFGDYGFTGKLARTWFKTVDQLPMNVGDSHYDPLFPFGFGLTTKATNN is encoded by the exons ATGGGGAGATTTTCAATACCCATGATGGGTTTCATGCTATTTTGCTGCTTGGCAGCTTGTACTGAAGCAGTTTACGTGAAATACAAAGACCCAAAACAGCCTTTGGGCGCTAGAGTCAAAGACCTCATGAGACGCATGACTCTTGCCGAAAAGATTGGCCAAATGGTGCAGATCGAGCGCACCGTTGCCACGCCCGATGCGATGAAGAAGTACTTCTTTG GGAGTGTTTTGAGTGGTGGAGGGAGTGTACCGGCTCCGGAGGCCTCTGCCGAAACTTGGGTCAACATGGTGAATGAGATCCAAAAGGGGTCTCTATCAACCCGCCTTGGGATTCCGATGATTTACGGGATTGATGCTGTCCACGGTCATAACAACGTTTACAAGGCCACTATTTTCCCCCACAATGTTGGGCTTGGAGTGACCAG GGATCCTCAACTTATCAAGAAGATTGGAGTTGCGACGGCCCTTGAAGTTAGAGCTACAGGAATTCCTTATGTTTTTGCTCCATGTATTGCG GTATGCAGGGACCCAAGATGGGGTCGGTGCTATGAAAGTTATAGTGAGGACCCAAAAATTGTTCAAGCAATGACTGAGATCATACCTGGTTTGCAAGGAGATATCCCTGCAAAATCTCGAAAGGGTGTTCCCTTTGTTGGTGGAAA ACAAAAGGTTGCGGCCTGTGCCAAGCACTTTGTGGGAGATGGTGGCACAATCAAAGGCATTGATGAGAATAATACTGTGATCAATGGAAATGGATTGTTCAGTATTCACATGCCTGCTTACATTAACTCCATCAGCAAGGGTGTTGCAACAGTCATGATATCGTACTCAAGCTGGAATGGGAAGAAGATGCATGCTAATGGTGATCTTGTCTCTGGTTTCCTAAAGGGAAAACTAAAGTTCAAG GGTTTTGTCATATCAGATTGGCAGGGTATTGACAGGATTACCTCCCCTCCTCATGCTAACTATTCATACTCTGTTCAAGCTGGAGTTAGTGCTGGAATTGACATG ATCATGGTCCCATATAACTTTAGAGAGTTCATTGACGAGCTAACCAATCAGGTGAAGAACAATATTATCCCAATGAGCAGGATCGATGATGCTGTGAAGAGAATCTTGAGGGTTAAATTTGTCATGGGACTCTTTGAGAATCCACTAGCTGATCTCAGTCTTGTCAGCCAACTCGGTAATAAG GAACATAGAGAATTGGCAAGGGAGGCTGTACGAAAATCACTTGTACTATTAAAGAATGGAAAATCTGCTGACAAGCCCTTGCTTCCCCTCCCCAAGAAAACGCTAAAGATACTAGTTGCAGGAAGTCATGCTGACAACTTGGGCTATCAATGCGGAGGCTGGACGCTTGAGTGGCAGGGTCGTAGTGGCAATGATCTCACTATCG GTACGACAATCCTGAATGCTGTGAAAAATACCGTTGATCCTACTACCCAGGTCGTCTACAGTGAGAACCCTGATGCTGGATTTATCAAGTCCAACAAATTTTCAGTCGCCATTGTTGTTGTGGGTGAGCCCTCGTATGCAGAAATGTATGGCGATAGCTTCAATCTAACTATACCAGAACCAGGGCCAAGCACTATCAACAATGTGTGTGGAGCTGTCAAGTGCGTTGTGGTTGTGATCTCTGGCCGCCCTGTTGTGATCCAGCCCTACCTGGCAAAGATTGATGCACTTGTTGCTGCTTGGCTTCCTGGAACTGAAGGCCAAGGCGTTGCTGACATGCTGTTCGGTGACTATGGATTCACTGGCAAGCTCGCTCGTACGTGGTTCAAGACAGTGGACCAGCTCCCGATGAATGTTGGTGATTCACATTATGATCCTCTATTTCCTTTTGGATTTGGCTTGACAACTAAAGCTACCAACAACTAG